ACCATGGTGTGCTGAGCTGAATGAGGTGTCATGTCATTAGCACCAGTTTCATGCcagcaggctctctctctctggggggaTTGCTGTTCACATGCATATGTATCACCAGGCTATGTCTCTCTGCAACAATACATTTGCATAGCACGCCCCAGAGCCGTAGTCTGTCTCTAATAGCCAGCTCTGATTGATTCTGTGACTGTAATCGGAAATGAATAGTGAAATTAATCAGTAATTTGTGATTCATATTGTATTTCGAAAACATACTGTAGGCCTCAATGAAACCGGACTCTAATTTGTAACATGGAGAATGTTGTAAAACATGAATTACATGTCTAGTATATAGGCTATTTGTTGATGAAAGTATTATGGATATGATAATGATTATTGTTGACATACATACCAGTGTCATAACAATGTAATATCCTATTGGGAGGTTTGTACAACGTGCTCTCTGTTGACACCATATCCTTTACTAGCCACAATAATTGTCCCCTAGGAGGCTACAAAATGTATGAGGCCACATCAAGTGCGTGTTATACAAAGGAGTCGTAGGCTACCTAACGCCAACATTTAAGAACATGTCAGTAGCAGTTAATGAATTGTCCAACGTGCGCTAAGTCTGTACTAGGGTCACAAACCGAGCCAATCGGAACAAAGGATAGAGAGACGACAGtagctccacctctccctctttccttctccgCTGGTTGGTTTATACATGTATATAATCCCGGAGCTGACCCAGAAAAGTAACTCTGGTGACGGATTCTCgctcgcctcataatgcactagAGAGCACCGATCGTTTTAATTCGATGAAATACATGTATTTGGCGCATCGCCTTTGGAAGTAAAAACGGAGATCCAGTAgcagaaagagaacgagagaactTCAGAGCAGGGCCATTTAGCTGGTAAGTGTTGTTTTGTGAGGGGGCCATtcattgcagagagagagactgtcctaTTACTGAGGGAAGGTAGGAGAACCATTGTTCGTATTATTTGCGGTTTCTTACATTACCGATTGTTCATATGCCGGCTATAGTGCATAGTGATACTGTATGATAAATTACTAAACGATTGAACTGTATATATTGCCAGACCGAGTTTATCTAAACCGgattattatttttgttgtaATGTGGTATCAAAAGTATTTACTGTTCAATGAAATCGGGCTCCTTTGCAAATACCTAGACTACACGGGTAAAATGAAGCGTTAAAATGTAGATATAGTGTGTAATAATTCACATACAAAAAAATACCTCGATCATTCTTTGTTGCTCCCCTTTTAGCCTTTTGCTAAATGTGACATAGACGGAATTAATGTTAAGATGCCTAAACGTTCACGCTTGCATAGTCCAAACACAATTGTATGGATTTTGTTCGGCTGTTGACCATTATCTCTAAATGATTGTGGTTTTAGAAACAATGTTGCATCGGATcgtagttttttattttatttgtatagcTAAAGCACAAAGAGGTTTGAACGGAAACCTGAGCGCCAGGGGCACTGGAGTTCATTTTTGGGGAAAAGAGAAGAAAGAAACACGACATGCTTTGTTTTCAAGCAGACAGTGAAAAGACAGAGCCACACACCTATGGTATCCAATGGATCAACCATCATATTGTGTTCATGCGGTGATAGAGACATGTACGTTATTAAGAATGTCATGAATTGTTTTACCTTGCGTAATTGTGGGTGGGGGAATGATGCGTTGTTGTGCCATTTTAACTCTGGTGTAACGGAGATGGCACAAATACAGATTCCGTTCTGAATTAACACattttagggtgttttctttCATTTTTATTTCCATTGTATTTGTTTCTATAAGCACAAATCGTAATGACCATATTGTCCATTTATCACTGCTTGTGCCTAACGAAATGTTTGTAAACGTTGGTTTCCTTTCGCGCGGATGCTCTCGCTTTCATCGTGCATGTAGCACCTTATTTATTACTATGTATCTACCGATTAAAATTCGACATGCGCTCCTCTGCGTCCTTTCAACGACAAAGGTATGACTGGTATTTCTGATCGTGTAATAGGCTACATACTGGCAGCGGATACAGGCAGTAGGCTATGCGTAATGTTGCTGTGGTCGAAATGATTGTTAAACAATCGAAAGTGTAAATGTCATCTGAATAGATTACTGACTCAACACTGTTTGAATCACTCACCATGTCTATCTCTATGGAATCACTCACTGTTAAAAGTCATGGTAAGGGGTAGTGCTGGGGATTTTATGTTCTCAGGGAGCTGTGTCCCTCAGATTGATCTGATGAACTAGGCagacacctagtcagttgtacaactgaatgcattcaaccgaaatgtgtcttccacatttaaaccaacccctctgaatcagaaagaTCCAGGGTTGCCTTAATCGAGGTCATTGGTGCCCCGggaacagttgttgttgggggattaactgccttgttcatgggaaGAACGGAAGAttttttcaccttgttggctctgggattcaaaccagcgacctttcggttactgcccCAGTGCTCTTAACCGCTGTATGTTTATCAGTGCTTCCCAAACCTCTCTTTGAAAAACACCAATCGATCCTCTTATTCATCTATTCGACTACTAGCACGCCTGATTCTTTCACAACTAAAAGGCTCTGGACTGAAGCACCGCTAACAACAACATTGCTCCTCCTCCGCAGGGTGACAGTAAAGGTTTCCTTGTAAATGTTCTTATACACAGTCATCATCATAACTAACATAAACATTGTCCTTCCTCCTGCAGGGTGACAGAGAAACCATGGCAGACCACATGATGATGCCCATGTCCCACGGCCCTGCGACGGCCCTCCACGGCTACAGGATGGGGGGAATGGGTGGCCCTCCACAGCACGCCGTGCCGCAACCCGGCCTCCGCACCCTTCCCAACGGCCAGGTCATGCACTACGGCCGGGTGCCGCAGACCTCCATGGAGGCCGCCATGAGGCAGCGGCCCGGTCTGGGGATGGTGGGGCCGGCTGGGATGAGCGGTCAGGTGAATGGCCAGGTCAGCGGAGCACAGATGGGAGGACACCACCACCAGATGAACCAGATGATGTATAACCAACAGCATCAACAACAACagccacatcaacaacaacagcagcaccaCCACATGCAGCAGCAGCACCCCCAGTCTCAACCCCAGCACCCCCAGCAACAGTACCACCCCAGTGGGCTCACCTCCCAGCAGCTCATGGCCTCCATGCACCTCCAGAAACTCAACACCCAGTACCACGGACATCCACTGGGGCCGGTCCAGGGCCATCACCTGGCCAACGGGGCCCAGTACAGAGTAGGGCCAGGCCAGCTGGCCAGCATGCAGCACATGGGTCAGGGTGGGCCAGGTATGGTTCTGGGACAGAATATGGACATAGACCTGATAGATGAGGAGGTTCTGACAGCGCTGGTGTTGGAGCTGGGTCTGGACCGGGTTCAGGAGCTCCCAGAACTGTTCCTGTGTCAGAACGAGTTCGACTTCATCCCTGACTTTGTTAATATAAAACAGCAGCCGAGCACCGTGAGCTGCTGAGAGATACACAACAGTCAGACGAAGAAAGACGCTGTAAAAACAGGCTGGCGCCCAGAGAAAGACTGAACCACAGACTAGACTAGCCATAGCAGCACAGACAAGAGGAGACAAACAGACTATTGTTTCTGTTCTTTCTGTGTGAGTTTAGGCTATCTATCTGTGACCATGTATAGTAGATCTACAGAACACACTGACCTACCTGTGAATAGTAGGCCTACCTGTTGGTTTAAGATGAATTGtaaggacagaaagagaggagaggaaacaaaAGTTTCCTCTGCATCAGGCTGGCCAACATCAGTGTCGGTGAGAGCTGAGCTCAGTCAGCCCGGCCACTGGGTGGCGCTCTCTCTGGCGCAGTGGCCTCTGTCGATTCTGTACTGCCTACCGTCCTGCCTCTGGGCTGCCACCCATGCCCTAGTGTCAATATGTGTGCTGAGGCCTGAGGGATGAATGTAGACTCATTCAACAGGACAGGAAGACGAGACAGACAAGCTGAGACGATACAAAGACTAGCTTCACCTGAGACTACTAGATTTGATCTATGGCttttagaaatgtatttatttatgaaTTTACCCAACCAAGTAGCTAGCGGACATTTGACAAATTGAGTTGTTAAAGAAGTTGGTCGTCTGATTATGAATTAGGCTGTTGGGGGGGAAAGAGTTAAAAAGATGCCTAACTTTATTGTGTGTATGTTGAAGGCTGGTTCTTCAAAACAGGCTTGGAGGATTCCTTCCTCGTTACCTTAACATTTCCTTTAGtaagagcctgagagagagaatgggcCAATGGGGTTAGATTTTCTTGGGCGGTGGGGGTTTATTAGTCTCTGATTGGTTAGGAATTAACTGTGTTACCCTGGCGATCTGGTTCCTCTCCCTGACATAATCTGATCacataatcagaacaacagtataATTATCATTAAAACTTACGTTTCCTTGAATCTTACATGTCCGCAGTTTCTCTATTTCCTTCTGCTGAATTAAATCTGATCAAATCACTGGCGAAGTAGTGCGGCACATACAGAGTAGCATCTCTATAGCAAGAGAACAGAAAACACACCATGCATGTCTTAAAATATTCCTCTGAACACTGAGGGTCAGCTTCTACCTTCAAACAGCTAGATGCTCTAGTTCAGTAGAGTCTCAATGACTACTTTACACTGTACTTCTACTGGTGGACCTTGGGGCAAAGGAATACACTGAATAGTATTTAAGGAACAACACACATAACAGCGGGCTATgtactctacatacagtatctgtgagTGTGGCACAGAAGGTAAGGCAGGGGGAAAACCAGAACCTCTCTCAGTCACAGGTCATTCTGAGTCATAGAACTCACTTTAGACTTTGAACAGCACTGACAGTTAAAAGACGTAAACACAAAGTGTTGGATTGTGAGAAGTACAGTAACCTAGTGCTCTATCTGGGAAGAATCCTAACTTCCACCGAATTTTTACTTCGTCATGCATTGATATCAATGGGTGACCAAGTGAACATTTGACTTTAGTAGGAGTTAGGATTTGCCCTTCTGTGAACATCTTGAGTGTGTAAGCCTGCCAGGTAATTCTTGAGGGTAGTGACTGAGTTTGGTCCTTTGACCTAACCTTGGCCAATGTGCTGACTGGGTATGTAGGCTAGGACAGTGGAGGCTGCTTCAACTGCCTTGAACTGTGGACAGCGTTCATTAGTCCAGTCTGTGGACACAGCATAGTGCTCGGCACTTCTCCGGCAGTACTTGGTTGGTTTAATCATTGTTTAAAGCTGCCTCTCTTTACCTGTGGCATTGATTTCATTACCAAAGGTCCAAACCCAACAGtgcagagcaacacacacacagacatgcacacatacacgctCGCACACACGCACGCCCGCATACACAGGTTGGTTGCTGTTTCCATAGATTAGCTTACTCAACTGGTTCTCTCCTGATTAGATTTAAATCACCCGTTCACACACACTTGTCTTAATTGAGGTCATCCAGCATCACAGCCCCAATAACTTGGTAATTAGAAAACTTGGCACTCAAAGGtagtgtgcactatatagggaacagggtgccattttggaagtGCCCTTGGTAATTAGAAAACGTTCTATTTCTGTGGTGGTGCAGTGTTTTTCCCCCCTGCCCACTGTGCATAATGAGGTTTTGGCAAGGTTACTGCTTTGTTCCAGTGACTAGTACGAGAacttcctgtcctgttctgttgttGAGCTATTTGTGGAGATGTCAGAACAGAGAGGTTGGAGGAGCAGTGAGGTTGAAGAGAGGATTGGGGGAAGGGGAAAGCTTCCCTCTGTAATGCATTGTGGTAATCTGTTCCAATACCAGAGCTACACTCACTGGTGTCTCAGCTCTTTTTCTAGCCTGGAATCTAAAGGGAATATCGCTCTATTTCACTATAGCTTCACTTCACTGTACTTCACTTCATTATAGCTTCACTTCACTATTTGCACAAAGTGCAAATATTCAGTTTGGATTCCAGGCTACTCTTAACCCTGTCTCGCCCCTGGAGACCTGCCATTTTGCAGAGCTCTGAGCACAAACATACAATGGACAACAGAAAGTACACTCATCATCGCAAAGGCCGAAACCCCAACCATATCGGGTAATTTCCTGTGGTCGGGTTATCTGTTACCAGTCTATTTATGTATAACTTGAActtagatctgggaccagaataTTTAGGGC
This genomic interval from Salmo salar chromosome ssa27, Ssal_v3.1, whole genome shotgun sequence contains the following:
- the LOC106588653 gene encoding cbp/p300-interacting transactivator 3, which codes for MADHMMMPMSHGPATALHGYRMGGMGGPPQHAVPQPGLRTLPNGQVMHYGRVPQTSMEAAMRQRPGLGMVGPAGMSGQVNGQVSGAQMGGHHHQMNQMMYNQQHQQQQPHQQQQQHHHMQQQHPQSQPQHPQQQYHPSGLTSQQLMASMHLQKLNTQYHGHPLGPVQGHHLANGAQYRVGPGQLASMQHMGQGGPGMVLGQNMDIDLIDEEVLTALVLELGLDRVQELPELFLCQNEFDFIPDFVNIKQQPSTVSC